Proteins co-encoded in one Medicago truncatula cultivar Jemalong A17 chromosome 8, MtrunA17r5.0-ANR, whole genome shotgun sequence genomic window:
- the LOC11438536 gene encoding zinc finger CCCH domain-containing protein 38 isoform X2, with translation MSGGSRKLSSNRDSRDEPEFPPESVTKSNSSRYLERNDTLKPRMRFSRKEPFSGVRGSNKDDEDYQVLDATFAKDTDGSYNMKMSPGFEEWKNREHSQYAKNDYGRSRRSRSRSPPHGFSHSSVDDRNRTRDGRSAQPCRDFAVGNCRRGSHCHFLHHDKQSYEDSRESRHRPDGRRYSNPRENGDYSLTNRRSNEACIYFAKGRCRMGESCKYVHHDNSDGFDKILADESSSEREIDRRHIEQSFKQGDQHYPNHSSNTPCKFFALGNCRNGKDCRFSHDRQAFTSPGLRDDRSRSNQGEDQVLNRPKLSNSVAPNGRLRDDRCGSDGRMADVDKVWDGPMQTDLVAVSGTVNLVEDNKNGIIGAPEPGLMAWPMNDGSGHSLDRNRMHDESPFSIDKKEANCRTAENAFDNILNSQSVGGGMWPGDEQMSPDWNYGPRSSNHIKDEHMQNKQQVAPGQGLNQNAQNITASHLVGQSQATVAIVPPRARIIEGIQNQKLSTEKNYIVESNIMNASQSQISSGYTPTQNGVSKEQLAQLSCLSASLAHILGTGQQLPQVHSTLKPCDAKATLFGSKIEGSANPVSMTFIKPDPAIGLKQYDPLFDSMEPMNISANGAPPTFSPSIKIPKNAVEIPPLLSNIGQNCDDSLKKETNKMVAEEKPISQSENNITEENSPMGDMDQNDGPDEAKKTKDAKGSRAFKSSLVELIKEILKPTWKDGKITKEDYKTIVKKVTDKVTGTVQRVHIPQTREKIERYLSVSKPKVNKLIQAYVEKVQKA, from the exons ATGAGCGGAGGTAGCAGAAAGCTATCTTCAAACCGGGATTCAAGAGATGAACCTGAATTTCCACCCGAGA GTGTTACTAAAAGCAATAGTTCAAGGTATTTGGAAAGAAATGATACGCTAAAACCAAGAATGAGGTTTTCACGCAAGGAGCCTTTTTCGGGAGTCAGAGGTTCAAATAAGGATGACGAAGACTACCAAGTTTTGGATGCAACATTTGCAAAAGACACTGATGGAAGCTACAATATGAAAATGTCTCCAGGGTTTGAGGAATGGAAAAATAGGGAACATAGTCAATATGCAAAAAATGATTATGGCAG GTCTAGGAGAAGTAGGAGCCGGAGTCCTCCACATGGTTTTAGTCATTCATCTGTTGATGATAGGAACAGAACGAGGGATGGCAGATCCGCACAACCTTGTAGAGATTTTGCTGTTGGGAACTGCAGAAGAGGCAGCCATTGTCATTTCCTTCACCATGATAAGCAAAGTTATGAGGATAGCAGGGAAAGTAGACACAGGCCAGATGGACGCAGATATTCTAATCCCCGTGAGAATGGGGATTATTCTCTTACAAATCGAAGATCTAATGAAGCTTGCATTTATTTTGCAAAGGGAAGGTGTAGAATGGGAGAATCATGCAAGTATGTGCATCATGACAATTCCGACGGGTTTGATAAAATTTTGGCAGATGAATCATCTAGTGAAAGGGAAATTGATAGAAGACACATAGAGCAATCATTCAAGCAGGGTGACCAGCATTATCCAAACCACAGCAGTAACACTCCTTGCAAATTTTTTGCTCTTGGGAATTGTCGGAATGGTAAAGATTGTAGGTTTTCTCATGATAGGCAAGCATTTACCAGCCCTGGATTAAGGGATGATAGGTCAAGGAGTAATCAAGGTGAAGATCAGGTGTTGAATAGACCAAAATTGAGCAATTCAGTTGCTCCTAATGGAAGGCTAAGAGATGATAGATGTGGTTCAGATGGCAGAATGGCTGATGTAGATAAAGTTTGGGATGGTCCAATGCAGACTGATTTAGTTGCTGTCTCCGGCACGGTAAATTTGGTTGAGGACAACAAAAATGGAATCATAGGCGCCCCAGAACCTGGATTAATGGCTTGGCCAATGAATGATGGATCGGGCCATAGCTTAGACAGGAACAGAATGCATGATGAATCACCATTTTCAATTGATAAGAAGGAAGCCAACTGTAGGACGGCAGAAAATGCATTTGACAACATTCTAAATTCCCAGTCAGTAGGTGGAGGCATGTGGCCTGGTGATGAACAGATGTCTCCTGATTGGAATTATGGTCCGAGATCTTCCAATCATATTAAAGATGAGCATATGCAGAATAAGCAGCAAGTTGCTCCag GACAAGGACTAAATCAGAATGCTCAGAATATAACTGCCTCCCATTTGGTTGGACAGAGTCAAGCAACAGTTGCCATTGTTCCTCCAAGAGCAAGAATTATTGAAGGTATACAGAACCAGAAACTTTCCACTGAGAAAAACTACATTGTTGaatcaaatatcatgaatgcaaGCCAATCACAAATCAGTTCTGGATATACTCCAACTCAGAACGGAGTCAGCAAAGAACAGCTTGCTCAACTTAGCTGCCTCTCAGCCTCTCTTGCACATATCCTCGGAACTGGTCAGCAGCTCCCACAAGTTCATTCTACTCTAAAGCCTTGTGATGCAAAGGCCACTCTCTTCGGAAGCAAAATTGAAGGGTCTGCTAATCCTGTTTCTATGACATTCATCAAGCCAGATCCTGCTATTGGATTGAAACAGTATGATCCATTGTTTGACAGTATGGAGCCCATGAATATTAGTGCAAATGGGGCCCCTCCAACCTTTTCTCCTAGTATAAAGATTCCGAAAAATGCAGTGGAAATTCCACCACTATTATCTAACATAGGACAGAATTGCGATGATTCTCTTAAAAAGGAGACTAACAAAATGGTAGCTGAAGAAAAGCCAATCTCTCAATCTGAAAATAACATTACAGAAGAGAATAGTCCTATGGGAGACATGGACCAAAATGATGGACCTGATGAGGCCAAGAAAACAAAGGACGCGAAGGGGAGTCGTGCATTTAAATCTTCATTGGTAGAGCTTATCAAGGAGATTCTGAAACCAACATGGAAAGATGGTAAAATCACCAAAGAAGATTATAAAACAATTGTGAAGAAAGTTACTGATAAAGTAACTGGTACAGTTCAGCGGGTACATATTCCTCAGACACGAGAGAAAATTGAACGCTATTTATCAGTTTCGAAACCAAAGGTTAACAAACTTATACAG GCGTATGTGGAAAAGGTTCAGAAGGCTTAG
- the LOC11442613 gene encoding probable pectinesterase/pectinesterase inhibitor 51, giving the protein MNKPIKLAITTLYMASLFTFSLFLFITLSSATHHHNHNHHQPTPSPSVSPTAGSEIQQACKATRFPQQCESSLANLPPNPTALQLIQSAINLSSTNLVTAQSMVKAILDSSSSSRNRTVAATTCIEILTNSQNRISLSNDALTHGKIKDARAWLTAALVYQYDCWNSLKYANDTHAVGEAMSFIDSLETLTSNALAMAFSYDVYGKDTSFWKPPTTERDGLWQATGSGGGSVSSVGIPAKLTPDVTVCKGGEKGCYKTVQEAVNAAPDNGVDRKRFVIYIKEGVYEETVRVPLEKRNVVFLGDGIGKTVITGSANVGQPGMTTYNSATVAVLGDGFMAKDLTIENTAGPDAHQAVAFRLDSDLSVIENCEFLGNQDTLYAHSLRQFYKSCRIVGNVDFIFGNSAAIFQDCQILVRPRQLKPEKGENNAITAHGRTDPAQSTGFVFQNCLINGTEDYMALYHSNPKVHKNYLGRPWKEYSRTVFIHSILEVLVTPQGWMPWSGDFALKTLYYGEFENSGAGSDLSQRVSWSSKIPAEHVSSYSAENFIQGGEWMQSSHLSAHHGRSHHSTHRRHE; this is encoded by the exons ATGAATAAACCCATTAAACTCGCAATAACCACTCTCTACATGGCTTCTCtctttactttctctctcttccttttcatCACTCTCTCTTCCGCCACTCACCATCACAACCACAATCACCACCAACCTACTCCCTCCCCCTCCGTTTCTCCCACCGCCGGGTCAGAGATCCAACAAGCCTGCAAAGCAACCCGATTCCCACAACAATGCGAATCATCACTCGCCAATCTCCCTCCAAATCCCACCGCTCTCCAACTCATCCAATCGGCCATCAACCTCTCATCTACCAATCTCGTAACCGCCCAATCCATGGTGAAGGCTATTCTAGATTCTTCCTCCAGTAGCCGTAACCGCACCGTCGCCGCCACCACCTGTATCGAAATACTAACGAATTCACAAAACCGCATTTCTCTCTCCAACGACGCTTTAACACATGGAAAAATTAAAGACGCTCGAGCATGGCTGACCGCCGCCTTAGTTTACCAGTACGACTGCTGGAACAGCCTGAAATACGCCAACGACACTCACGCCGTCGGTGAAGCTATGTCGTTTATCGATTCCCTTGAGACGCTCACTAGTAACGCCCTTGCCATGGCGTTTTCCTACGACGTTTATGGCAAAGACACGTCGTTTTGGAAGCCGCCTACCACCGAGCGCGACGGTTTATGGCAGGCCACTGGATCGGGCGGAGGATCGGTGTCTAGCGTAGGGATTCCGGCGAAGTTGACGCCGGATGTTACAGTGTGTAAGGGAGGGGAGAAGGGTTGTTATAAGACGGTGCAAGAAGCTGTTAATGCTGCGCCGGATAACGGCGTTGACAGGAAGAGGTTTGTCATATATATCAAAGAAGGGGTTTATGAGGAAACCGTTAGGGTTCCGTTGGAGAAGAGAAATGTGGTGTTTTTAGGTGATGGAATCGGGAAGACGGTTATTACCGGTTCTGCTAATGTGGGCCAGCCCGGAATGACTACTTACAACTCTGCCACCGTAG CGGTTCTTGGCGATGGATTCATGGCAAAGGATCTGACGATCGAAAACACAGCAGGTCCTGATGCACACCAAGCAGTGGCATTCAGATTAGACAGTGATCTTTCAGTAATTGAGAATTGTGAATTTTTAGGAAATCAAGATACTCTGTATGCTCATTCCCTGCGCCAATTCTACAAATCATGCCGCATTGTAGGCAATGTGGATTTTATCTTTGGAAACTCAGCTGCAATCTTTCAAGACTGTCAAATTCTGGTTCGTCCTAGACAACTCAAGCCAGAGAAGGGTGAGAACAATGCCATCACTGCTCATGGTAGAACCGACCCTGCACAGAGTACAGGATTTGTTTTCCAGAACTGTTTGATTAATGGAACTGAGGATTACATGGCATTATATCATAGTAATCCTAAAGTGCATAAAAACTATTTGGGAAGGCCATGGAAGGAGTATTCTAGAACAGTTTTTATTCATTCGATATTAGAAGTCCTTGTTACACCTCAGGGTTGGATGCCATGGAGTGGTGACTTTGCACTTAAGACACTTTATTATGGAGAATTTGAGAATTCTGGTGCTGGTTCTGATTTGTCTCAGAGAGTGTCTTGGAGCAGTAAAATTCCCGCTGAACATGTGTCGAGTTATTCAGCGGAGAATTTCATTCAAGGAGGTGAATGGATGCAATCATCTCATTTATCAGCACATCATGGTAGGAGTCATCACAGCACTCATAGAAGGCATGAGTAA
- the LOC11438536 gene encoding zinc finger CCCH domain-containing protein 38 isoform X3: MRFSRKEPFSGVRGSNKDDEDYQVLDATFAKDTDGSYNMKMSPGFEEWKNREHSQYAKNDYGRSRRSRSRSPPHGFSHSSVDDRNRTRDGRSAQPCRDFAVGNCRRGSHCHFLHHDKQSYEDSRESRHRPDGRRYSNPRENGDYSLTNRRSNEACIYFAKGRCRMGESCKYVHHDNSDGFDKILADESSSEREIDRRHIEQSFKQGDQHYPNHSSNTPCKFFALGNCRNGKDCRFSHDRQAFTSPGLRDDRSRSNQGEDQVLNRPKLSNSVAPNGRLRDDRCGSDGRMADVDKVWDGPMQTDLVAVSGTVNLVEDNKNGIIGAPEPGLMAWPMNDGSGHSLDRNRMHDESPFSIDKKEANCRTAENAFDNILNSQSVGGGMWPGDEQMSPDWNYGPRSSNHIKDEHMQNKQQVAPGQGLNQNAQNITASHLVGQSQATVAIVPPRARIIEGIQNQKLSTEKNYIVESNIMNASQSQISSGYTPTQNGVSKEQLAQLSCLSASLAHILGTGQQLPQVHSTLKPCDAKATLFGSKIEGSANPVSMTFIKPDPAIGLKQYDPLFDSMEPMNISANGAPPTFSPSIKIPKNAVEIPPLLSNIGQNCDDSLKKETNKMVAEEKPISQSENNITEENSPMGDMDQNDGPDEAKKTKDAKGSRAFKSSLVELIKEILKPTWKDGKITKEDYKTIVKKVTDKVTGTVQRVHIPQTREKIERYLSVSKPKVNKLIQVSGGFLTDFRHMYEGFKILSPI; the protein is encoded by the exons ATGAGGTTTTCACGCAAGGAGCCTTTTTCGGGAGTCAGAGGTTCAAATAAGGATGACGAAGACTACCAAGTTTTGGATGCAACATTTGCAAAAGACACTGATGGAAGCTACAATATGAAAATGTCTCCAGGGTTTGAGGAATGGAAAAATAGGGAACATAGTCAATATGCAAAAAATGATTATGGCAG GTCTAGGAGAAGTAGGAGCCGGAGTCCTCCACATGGTTTTAGTCATTCATCTGTTGATGATAGGAACAGAACGAGGGATGGCAGATCCGCACAACCTTGTAGAGATTTTGCTGTTGGGAACTGCAGAAGAGGCAGCCATTGTCATTTCCTTCACCATGATAAGCAAAGTTATGAGGATAGCAGGGAAAGTAGACACAGGCCAGATGGACGCAGATATTCTAATCCCCGTGAGAATGGGGATTATTCTCTTACAAATCGAAGATCTAATGAAGCTTGCATTTATTTTGCAAAGGGAAGGTGTAGAATGGGAGAATCATGCAAGTATGTGCATCATGACAATTCCGACGGGTTTGATAAAATTTTGGCAGATGAATCATCTAGTGAAAGGGAAATTGATAGAAGACACATAGAGCAATCATTCAAGCAGGGTGACCAGCATTATCCAAACCACAGCAGTAACACTCCTTGCAAATTTTTTGCTCTTGGGAATTGTCGGAATGGTAAAGATTGTAGGTTTTCTCATGATAGGCAAGCATTTACCAGCCCTGGATTAAGGGATGATAGGTCAAGGAGTAATCAAGGTGAAGATCAGGTGTTGAATAGACCAAAATTGAGCAATTCAGTTGCTCCTAATGGAAGGCTAAGAGATGATAGATGTGGTTCAGATGGCAGAATGGCTGATGTAGATAAAGTTTGGGATGGTCCAATGCAGACTGATTTAGTTGCTGTCTCCGGCACGGTAAATTTGGTTGAGGACAACAAAAATGGAATCATAGGCGCCCCAGAACCTGGATTAATGGCTTGGCCAATGAATGATGGATCGGGCCATAGCTTAGACAGGAACAGAATGCATGATGAATCACCATTTTCAATTGATAAGAAGGAAGCCAACTGTAGGACGGCAGAAAATGCATTTGACAACATTCTAAATTCCCAGTCAGTAGGTGGAGGCATGTGGCCTGGTGATGAACAGATGTCTCCTGATTGGAATTATGGTCCGAGATCTTCCAATCATATTAAAGATGAGCATATGCAGAATAAGCAGCAAGTTGCTCCag GACAAGGACTAAATCAGAATGCTCAGAATATAACTGCCTCCCATTTGGTTGGACAGAGTCAAGCAACAGTTGCCATTGTTCCTCCAAGAGCAAGAATTATTGAAGGTATACAGAACCAGAAACTTTCCACTGAGAAAAACTACATTGTTGaatcaaatatcatgaatgcaaGCCAATCACAAATCAGTTCTGGATATACTCCAACTCAGAACGGAGTCAGCAAAGAACAGCTTGCTCAACTTAGCTGCCTCTCAGCCTCTCTTGCACATATCCTCGGAACTGGTCAGCAGCTCCCACAAGTTCATTCTACTCTAAAGCCTTGTGATGCAAAGGCCACTCTCTTCGGAAGCAAAATTGAAGGGTCTGCTAATCCTGTTTCTATGACATTCATCAAGCCAGATCCTGCTATTGGATTGAAACAGTATGATCCATTGTTTGACAGTATGGAGCCCATGAATATTAGTGCAAATGGGGCCCCTCCAACCTTTTCTCCTAGTATAAAGATTCCGAAAAATGCAGTGGAAATTCCACCACTATTATCTAACATAGGACAGAATTGCGATGATTCTCTTAAAAAGGAGACTAACAAAATGGTAGCTGAAGAAAAGCCAATCTCTCAATCTGAAAATAACATTACAGAAGAGAATAGTCCTATGGGAGACATGGACCAAAATGATGGACCTGATGAGGCCAAGAAAACAAAGGACGCGAAGGGGAGTCGTGCATTTAAATCTTCATTGGTAGAGCTTATCAAGGAGATTCTGAAACCAACATGGAAAGATGGTAAAATCACCAAAGAAGATTATAAAACAATTGTGAAGAAAGTTACTGATAAAGTAACTGGTACAGTTCAGCGGGTACATATTCCTCAGACACGAGAGAAAATTGAACGCTATTTATCAGTTTCGAAACCAAAGGTTAACAAACTTATACAGGTCAGTGGTGGTTTTCTTACAGATTTCCGTCATATGTATGAAGGGTTCAAAATCTTGTCTCCCATTTAA
- the LOC11438536 gene encoding zinc finger CCCH domain-containing protein 38 isoform X1 — MSGGSRKLSSNRDSRDEPEFPPESVTKSNSSRYLERNDTLKPRMRFSRKEPFSGVRGSNKDDEDYQVLDATFAKDTDGSYNMKMSPGFEEWKNREHSQYAKNDYGRSRRSRSRSPPHGFSHSSVDDRNRTRDGRSAQPCRDFAVGNCRRGSHCHFLHHDKQSYEDSRESRHRPDGRRYSNPRENGDYSLTNRRSNEACIYFAKGRCRMGESCKYVHHDNSDGFDKILADESSSEREIDRRHIEQSFKQGDQHYPNHSSNTPCKFFALGNCRNGKDCRFSHDRQAFTSPGLRDDRSRSNQGEDQVLNRPKLSNSVAPNGRLRDDRCGSDGRMADVDKVWDGPMQTDLVAVSGTVNLVEDNKNGIIGAPEPGLMAWPMNDGSGHSLDRNRMHDESPFSIDKKEANCRTAENAFDNILNSQSVGGGMWPGDEQMSPDWNYGPRSSNHIKDEHMQNKQQVAPGQGLNQNAQNITASHLVGQSQATVAIVPPRARIIEGIQNQKLSTEKNYIVESNIMNASQSQISSGYTPTQNGVSKEQLAQLSCLSASLAHILGTGQQLPQVHSTLKPCDAKATLFGSKIEGSANPVSMTFIKPDPAIGLKQYDPLFDSMEPMNISANGAPPTFSPSIKIPKNAVEIPPLLSNIGQNCDDSLKKETNKMVAEEKPISQSENNITEENSPMGDMDQNDGPDEAKKTKDAKGSRAFKSSLVELIKEILKPTWKDGKITKEDYKTIVKKVTDKVTGTVQRVHIPQTREKIERYLSVSKPKVNKLIQVSGGFLTDFRHMYEGFKILSPI; from the exons ATGAGCGGAGGTAGCAGAAAGCTATCTTCAAACCGGGATTCAAGAGATGAACCTGAATTTCCACCCGAGA GTGTTACTAAAAGCAATAGTTCAAGGTATTTGGAAAGAAATGATACGCTAAAACCAAGAATGAGGTTTTCACGCAAGGAGCCTTTTTCGGGAGTCAGAGGTTCAAATAAGGATGACGAAGACTACCAAGTTTTGGATGCAACATTTGCAAAAGACACTGATGGAAGCTACAATATGAAAATGTCTCCAGGGTTTGAGGAATGGAAAAATAGGGAACATAGTCAATATGCAAAAAATGATTATGGCAG GTCTAGGAGAAGTAGGAGCCGGAGTCCTCCACATGGTTTTAGTCATTCATCTGTTGATGATAGGAACAGAACGAGGGATGGCAGATCCGCACAACCTTGTAGAGATTTTGCTGTTGGGAACTGCAGAAGAGGCAGCCATTGTCATTTCCTTCACCATGATAAGCAAAGTTATGAGGATAGCAGGGAAAGTAGACACAGGCCAGATGGACGCAGATATTCTAATCCCCGTGAGAATGGGGATTATTCTCTTACAAATCGAAGATCTAATGAAGCTTGCATTTATTTTGCAAAGGGAAGGTGTAGAATGGGAGAATCATGCAAGTATGTGCATCATGACAATTCCGACGGGTTTGATAAAATTTTGGCAGATGAATCATCTAGTGAAAGGGAAATTGATAGAAGACACATAGAGCAATCATTCAAGCAGGGTGACCAGCATTATCCAAACCACAGCAGTAACACTCCTTGCAAATTTTTTGCTCTTGGGAATTGTCGGAATGGTAAAGATTGTAGGTTTTCTCATGATAGGCAAGCATTTACCAGCCCTGGATTAAGGGATGATAGGTCAAGGAGTAATCAAGGTGAAGATCAGGTGTTGAATAGACCAAAATTGAGCAATTCAGTTGCTCCTAATGGAAGGCTAAGAGATGATAGATGTGGTTCAGATGGCAGAATGGCTGATGTAGATAAAGTTTGGGATGGTCCAATGCAGACTGATTTAGTTGCTGTCTCCGGCACGGTAAATTTGGTTGAGGACAACAAAAATGGAATCATAGGCGCCCCAGAACCTGGATTAATGGCTTGGCCAATGAATGATGGATCGGGCCATAGCTTAGACAGGAACAGAATGCATGATGAATCACCATTTTCAATTGATAAGAAGGAAGCCAACTGTAGGACGGCAGAAAATGCATTTGACAACATTCTAAATTCCCAGTCAGTAGGTGGAGGCATGTGGCCTGGTGATGAACAGATGTCTCCTGATTGGAATTATGGTCCGAGATCTTCCAATCATATTAAAGATGAGCATATGCAGAATAAGCAGCAAGTTGCTCCag GACAAGGACTAAATCAGAATGCTCAGAATATAACTGCCTCCCATTTGGTTGGACAGAGTCAAGCAACAGTTGCCATTGTTCCTCCAAGAGCAAGAATTATTGAAGGTATACAGAACCAGAAACTTTCCACTGAGAAAAACTACATTGTTGaatcaaatatcatgaatgcaaGCCAATCACAAATCAGTTCTGGATATACTCCAACTCAGAACGGAGTCAGCAAAGAACAGCTTGCTCAACTTAGCTGCCTCTCAGCCTCTCTTGCACATATCCTCGGAACTGGTCAGCAGCTCCCACAAGTTCATTCTACTCTAAAGCCTTGTGATGCAAAGGCCACTCTCTTCGGAAGCAAAATTGAAGGGTCTGCTAATCCTGTTTCTATGACATTCATCAAGCCAGATCCTGCTATTGGATTGAAACAGTATGATCCATTGTTTGACAGTATGGAGCCCATGAATATTAGTGCAAATGGGGCCCCTCCAACCTTTTCTCCTAGTATAAAGATTCCGAAAAATGCAGTGGAAATTCCACCACTATTATCTAACATAGGACAGAATTGCGATGATTCTCTTAAAAAGGAGACTAACAAAATGGTAGCTGAAGAAAAGCCAATCTCTCAATCTGAAAATAACATTACAGAAGAGAATAGTCCTATGGGAGACATGGACCAAAATGATGGACCTGATGAGGCCAAGAAAACAAAGGACGCGAAGGGGAGTCGTGCATTTAAATCTTCATTGGTAGAGCTTATCAAGGAGATTCTGAAACCAACATGGAAAGATGGTAAAATCACCAAAGAAGATTATAAAACAATTGTGAAGAAAGTTACTGATAAAGTAACTGGTACAGTTCAGCGGGTACATATTCCTCAGACACGAGAGAAAATTGAACGCTATTTATCAGTTTCGAAACCAAAGGTTAACAAACTTATACAGGTCAGTGGTGGTTTTCTTACAGATTTCCGTCATATGTATGAAGGGTTCAAAATCTTGTCTCCCATTTAA